The following are encoded in a window of Maylandia zebra isolate NMK-2024a linkage group LG5, Mzebra_GT3a, whole genome shotgun sequence genomic DNA:
- the vimr1 gene encoding vimentin — MRAASYSQKSLQVSSASRARVQSPSPSRCRGASYDSRGRSGYHGTAIEVGTEIHQHHANEKEEMQELNVKFAGYIQKVQALEQRNASLQAELTALQSRYKGGPTGIGEEYELKFKEVRELIEVLTNEKGTADIERGYIEEEVEVWRLKLEEELALKEEAEMILKEFRQDVDNATLQKAELEKRIEQLVAEIEFLKKLHDEEVADLMKQIEDSKISAEMDGDRPDLAAYLRNMRAEIEAVAARNVQEAEKWYKTKFDNLKDHAGKHEEHMKTMKEEITTFHNQVTDLQNQIDGLRARNAALEQQLEDMEISHMDKVGNLDSVIAQLESQLCDTKLEMTKYLQDYQELLHIKLKLDAEIATYRKLLEGEEERLGIPKDV; from the coding sequence ATGAGAGCTGCATCTTACAGCCAGAAAAGTCTGCAAGTTAGCAGTGCCAGCAGAGCGAGAGTTCAAAGTCCGTCACCTTCCCGGTGCCGTGGAGCTTCTTATGACAGCCGGGGACGCTCGGGTTATCATGGAACTGCCATCGAGGTGGGCACAGAGATACATCAGCACCATGCCAATGAGAAAGAGGAAATGCAGGAACTCAATGTCAAGTTCGCAGGATACATTCAGAAAGTTCAGGCACTCGAACAGAGAAATGCTTCTCTTCAAGCTGAGCTAACTGCCCTGCAGAGCCGCTATAAGGGAGGCCCCACGGGCATCGGAGAAGAATACGAGCTCAAATTTAAAGAGGTGCGAGAGCTAATTGAGGTCCTGACTAATGAGAAGGGAACAGCTGATATTGAACGTGGCTACATCGAAGAAGAAGTAGAAGTTTGGAGACttaagctggaggaggagctggcacttaaagaagaagcagaaatgattCTGAAGGAGTTTCGTCAAGATGTTGACAATGCCACGCTGCAGAAGGCTGAGCTGGAGAAGCGCATAGAACAACTGGTGGCCGAAATAGAGTTTCTCAAGAAGCTGCATGATGAAGAAGTGGCTGACCTCATGAAGCAGATTGAGGACTCAAAAATTAGTGCTGAGATGGATGGCGATCGCCCTGATCTGGCTGCTTATTTGCGTAACATGCGTGCAGAGATAGAAGCTGTTGCTGCTCGCAATGTCCAAGAAGCAGAGAAGTGGTACAAGACCAAGTTTGACAATCTCAAGGACCATGCTGGCAAACATGAAGAACACATGAAAACCATGAAAGAGGAGATCACCACCTTCCACAACCAGGTGACAGATCTTCAGAATCAGATTGATGGTCTGAGGGCTCGCAATGCCGCCCtggagcagcagctggaggACATGGAGATCTCCCACATGGATAAGGTGGGGAACCTAGACAGCGTCATCGCTCAGTTGGAGTCTCAGCTCTGTGATACCAAACTGGAGATGACCAAGTATCTCCAAGACTACCAGGAACTGCTGCACATTAAGCTCAAGCTGGATGCAGAGATTGCAACCTACAGGAAGCTGCTggaaggagaagaggagaggTTGGGAATTCCCAAAGATGTCTAA